In Desulfoferula mesophila, the genomic window CTCCAACTCGCGGGGCGCGATGAGCAGGGCCAGGCCGGGCACGCGTTCTTTCAGCCTCTCATAGGCCTCCAGGCAGGGCTCCTCCTCCCCGGCGTGGGTGGAGCCGGCCACCAGCACGGTGCGCCCGGCTAGGCCCAGCTCCTCAGCCAGGGCGCTACGCTGAGCCTCGTCCAGGTCCGCCGGGGCGCTGTCGAACTTGAGGTTGCCCCCCACCTGGACCTTGCGGGGATTGACCCCCACGCTGAGCAGACGCTCCCGGTCGGTGGCGGTCTGCACCAGCACCAGGTCGAAGCCCCGCCACAGCTCCCGGGCCAGGGGCCCCAGGCGGCGGTAGCCCTTGAGGGTGCGGGGGCTCACCCGGCCGTTGACCAGCATGCGGGGCACGCCCCGTTCGGCCAGGGCCCATTGCCAGCCCGGCCATAGGTCGCCCTCCACCAGAATGGCCAGTCCCGGCCGCAGATCATTAAGCACCGGGCGCACGGCCCAGGGCATTTCCAGGGGGCGGATGAAAGCGGCGTCCACCTGGTGGCCCAGTTTTTCGCGCACCGTGGCCAGACCCTGGCCGGTGCCGCAGGAAAAGGCGATGGGCTTGCCCTTAAAGCGCTCCCGCAGTCCGCGCACCAGAGGCAGGGCCGAGATCGTCTCGCCCACGCTCAAAGCGTGCAGCCAGATGCCGCCGGCAGGCAGGGCGGGCGGCTGGGCCAGGGGGCCCAGGCCCAGGCGGGCCAGGGTGGCCGCGCGCTTGGGCGGCCGGGCCAGGCGGGCGGCGATGAACGGCGAAGCCGCCGCCGCTCCCAGGCCCAAGGCCAGGCTGTACAGGGTGCCCTTCACGCCCCGCCCCCGGGCAGGTCCGAGGCCTGCCAGGCCACGTCTCCCGCGCGGCCCGGCGCCCTGCCCCAGGCCACCTCGTCAATAGGCACGCCCGAGGAAGCCTCTTGCACGGCCGCGTCCACCAGGCGAGGAAAGCTCACTCCCCGGTCCTTGAGGCGGGCGATGAGCCCCTCGAGCACCGGAGCCTGGGCCCTGCCCTCCACTTCGCCGTGCAGGGTGTAGACGTTGAGCTCGCCGGGGCGCACCTGGTCGGCCAGCCAGGCCGCGGCGGTGTCCAGGGTCACCCCGCCGCGCCCCAAAATCTCGTCTAGGGTGGGCAGGGTGGTGGGCAGCTCGATCAGGGGCAAGGCCCGGCCGCCCACCAAAGGGCGGAAGGGACGGCGGCCCCGGGCGCAGGAGACGTGGG contains:
- a CDS encoding 3-deoxy-D-manno-octulosonic acid transferase, whose product is MKGTLYSLALGLGAAAASPFIAARLARPPKRAATLARLGLGPLAQPPALPAGGIWLHALSVGETISALPLVRGLRERFKGKPIAFSCGTGQGLATVREKLGHQVDAAFIRPLEMPWAVRPVLNDLRPGLAILVEGDLWPGWQWALAERGVPRMLVNGRVSPRTLKGYRRLGPLARELWRGFDLVLVQTATDRERLLSVGVNPRKVQVGGNLKFDSAPADLDEAQRSALAEELGLAGRTVLVAGSTHAGEEEPCLEAYERLKERVPGLALLIAPRELERGGAVARLAQERGLRAARLSQGPAPEDAQVVILDMLGQLAAAYALGAASFVGGSLVPVGGHNLLEPAAQGVPVVFGPITHNFLEMARDLEAAGGGRRIETGAELAGVWGELLEHPAKARTMGRAAREFVSAHHGAVDRAVAAAARLLEGGHG